The following proteins are co-located in the Actinomycetota bacterium genome:
- a CDS encoding DUF503 domain-containing protein: MDLPGTEPGTVFIGVARVELHIPGVGSLKGKRAVMNKLKAALQRELGCSVAEVGFQDLWQRAAVGVAAAASSQTGAERVLDRIVAVIERDPRVVVTAILNDVGEVS, encoded by the coding sequence ATGGATCTTCCAGGCACGGAGCCTGGCACGGTCTTCATCGGCGTCGCGCGCGTCGAGCTGCACATCCCCGGTGTGGGGTCGCTCAAGGGCAAGCGCGCCGTGATGAACAAGCTCAAGGCCGCGCTGCAGCGTGAACTTGGATGCAGCGTGGCCGAGGTCGGCTTCCAGGACCTGTGGCAGCGTGCCGCGGTCGGGGTGGCAGCGGCCGCGTCGTCCCAGACCGGCGCGGAGCGGGTCCTCGATCGCATCGTCGCGGTGATCGAACGTGACCCTCGCGTGGTCGTGACCGCGATCCTCAACGATGTGGGGGAGGTCAGCTAA
- a CDS encoding cell wall-binding repeat-containing protein, with protein sequence METPRFGVDTVRMRRVLTTLLSAAAAAAVLSTAVPAHAGTEWRSITGGVGWRPCKTIVVHPNPAGGPPTFLQELAQSVQRINAATGVSLLAVGDLTTKTGKDLNDGQFVASFTDLPGSAAGTAWLSWTTSGGVPLEIVAADVAFDAPAFATMPPEQRIAVTIHELGHALGLAHVGDAHEALSNGFVYTGGVGPGTTEALRRLYNNGACTVGARIGDGPDGHAWNLPGDYRGQVGSVTRRELGNGAGSVRDLGVHLATASTQERGPGWARVAVVCRDDVFADCLAGAALAGKDGPVVFVPGGAGGSLPLNVRAALLSALPPSGTVYVLGGEQAVSRAVADALRASWPDTRRLSGPSRIETAVAVAREVVARRGRAGVALVARDDDPADAVTGGAAAGTRGLPILLTSKAGLHGATAQALAELGISRTLMLGGTAALERPVEDALRAQGRNPERVFGRSRTETSVAIARHGDLWARTSLPKRAAFVGLNGYHAETWALALSVAPFAAYLDAPVLLTTAADVPIGAPVEGRPGEPGWYLSHLLVADGASPVDLTFVYVGIGRWSDRHAAESFRSYVLLGA encoded by the coding sequence ATGGAGACGCCGAGGTTCGGCGTCGACACCGTACGCATGCGACGAGTGCTCACGACCTTGCTGTCGGCGGCTGCCGCCGCCGCTGTCCTGTCCACCGCGGTCCCGGCCCACGCCGGGACGGAGTGGCGTTCGATCACCGGTGGCGTCGGGTGGCGACCGTGCAAGACGATCGTGGTGCACCCCAATCCGGCGGGTGGGCCGCCCACGTTCCTGCAGGAGCTCGCACAGTCCGTGCAGCGCATCAACGCCGCCACGGGCGTGTCCCTCCTGGCGGTGGGCGACCTGACGACCAAGACCGGGAAGGACCTCAACGACGGCCAGTTCGTCGCGTCGTTCACCGACCTGCCCGGCAGCGCTGCGGGGACCGCCTGGCTGAGTTGGACCACCAGCGGCGGAGTACCCCTGGAGATCGTGGCCGCCGACGTCGCCTTCGACGCCCCGGCGTTCGCCACGATGCCGCCTGAGCAGCGCATCGCGGTCACCATCCACGAGCTCGGTCACGCACTGGGCCTCGCGCACGTCGGCGACGCCCACGAGGCGCTGTCCAACGGCTTCGTCTACACCGGCGGGGTCGGGCCCGGCACCACCGAGGCGCTGCGCCGGCTGTACAACAACGGCGCGTGCACCGTGGGGGCGCGCATCGGCGACGGCCCCGATGGGCACGCGTGGAACCTCCCGGGTGACTACCGCGGCCAGGTGGGGTCGGTCACCCGCCGCGAGCTGGGGAACGGCGCGGGATCCGTGCGGGACCTGGGTGTGCACCTGGCGACCGCCTCCACGCAGGAGCGCGGACCAGGCTGGGCACGGGTCGCCGTCGTCTGCCGCGATGACGTCTTCGCCGACTGCCTCGCCGGTGCCGCCCTCGCCGGCAAGGACGGCCCGGTGGTGTTCGTGCCCGGCGGTGCGGGCGGAAGCTTGCCGTTGAACGTCCGGGCCGCCCTGCTGTCGGCCCTGCCACCGTCGGGGACCGTGTACGTGCTCGGCGGTGAGCAGGCCGTGTCCCGCGCGGTCGCCGACGCGTTGCGGGCCAGCTGGCCCGACACACGGCGGCTGTCCGGACCGAGCCGGATCGAGACCGCGGTCGCGGTGGCACGCGAAGTCGTGGCGCGCCGTGGCCGGGCCGGGGTGGCGCTCGTGGCCCGCGACGACGACCCGGCCGACGCCGTGACGGGCGGTGCCGCCGCCGGCACCCGGGGACTGCCGATCCTGCTCACGTCGAAGGCCGGTCTGCACGGCGCAACCGCCCAGGCGCTAGCCGAACTCGGCATCAGCCGCACGCTGATGCTCGGCGGCACCGCGGCCCTGGAGCGGCCCGTGGAGGATGCCCTGCGGGCGCAGGGACGCAACCCCGAACGCGTGTTCGGCCGGAGCCGGACGGAGACGTCGGTGGCGATCGCGCGTCACGGCGACCTGTGGGCGCGGACCAGCCTGCCCAAGCGGGCGGCGTTCGTTGGTCTGAACGGCTACCACGCGGAGACCTGGGCGCTGGCCTTGTCGGTCGCCCCGTTCGCCGCCTACCTCGACGCCCCGGTGCTGCTGACCACCGCCGCCGACGTGCCGATCGGAGCGCCGGTCGAAGGGCGGCCGGGCGAGCCGGGCTGGTACCTGTCCCATCTACTGGTGGCCGACGGTGCCAGTCCCGTGGACCTCACCTTCGTGTACGTGGGGATCGGCCGCTGGTCCGACCGCCACGCTGCAGAGAGCTTCCGTTCCTACGTCCTGCTCGGGGCGTAG
- the rbfA gene encoding 30S ribosome-binding factor RbfA, which translates to MPKRGNPRVEQRVKEAVAELLEEDISDPRVSYVTVTDVRLTEDHKRATVYYTTLEPGVLSRDPSGGSGAGLPDADEAAAGLASAAPRVQGLLARRVRLRNTPILEFAPDEVVAEGRRIDELLRRVGGEQDEGGDGDGD; encoded by the coding sequence ATGCCCAAGCGAGGCAACCCGCGCGTGGAGCAGCGGGTGAAGGAGGCCGTGGCGGAACTCCTCGAGGAAGACATCTCCGACCCGCGGGTGTCCTACGTGACGGTGACCGACGTCCGTCTCACCGAGGACCACAAGCGCGCGACCGTGTACTACACGACGCTCGAGCCGGGCGTGCTGTCGCGCGACCCCAGTGGTGGCAGTGGCGCCGGCCTGCCGGACGCCGACGAAGCGGCCGCCGGGCTGGCGAGCGCCGCGCCCCGCGTCCAGGGTCTGCTGGCGCGGAGGGTCCGGCTGCGCAACACCCCGATCCTGGAGTTCGCGCCGGACGAGGTCGTCGCCGAAGGCCGGCGCATCGACGAGCTCCTGCGTCGGGTCGGTGGCGAGCAGGATGAGGGCGGTGACGGCGACGGTGATTGA
- the truB gene encoding tRNA pseudouridine(55) synthase TruB, with protein MSDGVLVVDKPAAMGSTDVVRVLRRVTRQRRVGHTGTLDPDATGVLVVCLGRATRLVRFLQEGRKAYLARVAFGVETTTQDASGRIVAERSADDVTEGRLRQALTGFVGDIEQVPPMVSAVKVGGERLYDKARRGEVVRREPRTVTIHDIVVESFEPGERAHASLLVTCSSGTYIRTLAHDLGGALGCGASLARLRRLTNGAFTVHDAHALTEIQEAAEHGELHRLVLTMAEAVRGLPSVEVDAETARAVATGRGLPPTGIPGPIALLHRVGGEPTLVAIYADADGHARAQAVFVQPADLQRSESR; from the coding sequence ATGAGCGACGGTGTCCTCGTCGTCGACAAGCCCGCGGCGATGGGATCCACCGACGTGGTCCGGGTGCTGCGCCGGGTGACACGGCAGCGACGTGTGGGGCACACCGGCACCCTCGACCCCGACGCCACCGGTGTGCTGGTGGTGTGCCTGGGGCGAGCCACCCGCCTGGTGCGGTTCCTGCAAGAGGGCCGCAAGGCCTACCTCGCGCGGGTCGCGTTCGGCGTGGAGACCACCACGCAGGACGCCAGCGGGCGGATCGTGGCGGAACGGTCGGCGGACGACGTCACCGAGGGCCGTCTCCGCCAGGCGCTGACCGGGTTCGTCGGCGACATCGAGCAGGTCCCCCCGATGGTGTCGGCGGTGAAAGTCGGCGGCGAACGGTTGTACGACAAGGCCCGGCGCGGTGAGGTCGTGCGACGCGAGCCACGCACGGTGACGATCCACGACATCGTCGTGGAATCGTTCGAACCCGGGGAGCGCGCACACGCGTCGTTGCTGGTGACGTGCTCCTCGGGGACCTACATCCGCACTCTCGCACACGACCTCGGCGGCGCACTCGGCTGCGGAGCGAGCCTCGCCAGGCTCCGCCGCTTGACCAACGGTGCGTTCACCGTGCACGACGCCCACGCCCTGACCGAGATCCAGGAAGCCGCCGAACACGGCGAGCTCCATCGGCTGGTCCTGACCATGGCCGAGGCGGTGCGGGGTCTGCCGTCGGTCGAGGTCGACGCCGAGACCGCACGGGCGGTCGCCACGGGACGCGGCTTGCCGCCCACAGGGATCCCGGGACCGATCGCGCTGCTGCACCGCGTCGGCGGCGAACCGACGCTCGTGGCGATCTACGCCGACGCCGACGGTCACGCTCGCGCGCAAGCGGTGTTCGTCCAACCCGCCGACCTGCAACGGTCGGAGAGCCGATGA
- a CDS encoding bifunctional riboflavin kinase/FAD synthetase, which produces MTPPSAPASERVWHALDEVQRAPSVATIGFFDGVHRGHQAIFDRAVASAEQLGLRAVAVTFDRHPSEVLRPGSQPPLLMTRERRVRTLLQVGADRVLILPFTLELSQLEPTAFVDQVMVAVLDVRKAVVGSNFRFGHRAGGDVSLLADLGTAHGFDVETVPLRSHLDRPISSSTIRQKLADGDVRWVAEALGRPHVLDGTVVRGDRRGHQLGVPTINVDVPKRMAFPANGVYAGDVEIPDGHWPAVTSVGTRPTFGGETVTVESHLLDFDGDLYGAQVSVGFTHRLRDELKFDTVEDLVAAMEDDIRHARAVLSIG; this is translated from the coding sequence ATGACGCCGCCCTCCGCCCCCGCGTCCGAGCGGGTGTGGCACGCACTGGACGAGGTCCAACGCGCCCCGTCGGTCGCGACGATCGGGTTCTTCGACGGCGTCCACCGTGGCCACCAGGCCATCTTCGACCGCGCAGTTGCCAGCGCCGAGCAACTCGGCCTGCGTGCGGTGGCGGTGACGTTCGACCGCCATCCCAGCGAGGTGCTCCGCCCGGGATCGCAGCCCCCGCTGCTGATGACCCGTGAACGGCGGGTGCGGACGCTGCTGCAGGTCGGCGCCGATCGCGTGCTGATCCTGCCGTTCACGTTGGAGTTGTCCCAGCTGGAGCCGACCGCCTTCGTCGACCAGGTGATGGTCGCCGTCCTCGACGTGCGCAAGGCGGTGGTGGGCAGCAACTTTCGCTTCGGTCACCGCGCCGGCGGGGACGTCTCGCTGTTGGCCGACCTCGGCACCGCCCACGGCTTCGACGTCGAGACCGTGCCGCTCCGCAGCCACCTCGACCGCCCGATCTCGTCGTCGACGATCCGCCAGAAGCTCGCCGACGGCGACGTGCGGTGGGTCGCGGAGGCGCTGGGCCGACCCCACGTGCTGGACGGGACGGTGGTCCGCGGTGACCGCCGCGGCCACCAGCTCGGTGTCCCGACGATCAACGTGGACGTACCGAAGCGGATGGCCTTCCCCGCGAACGGGGTGTACGCAGGCGACGTGGAGATCCCCGACGGGCACTGGCCTGCGGTGACCAGCGTCGGGACCCGGCCGACCTTCGGCGGCGAGACCGTCACCGTCGAGTCACACCTGCTGGACTTCGACGGTGACCTGTACGGGGCGCAGGTCTCGGTGGGGTTCACCCACCGTCTGCGCGACGAGCTGAAGTTCGACACGGTCGAGGACCTGGTCGCTGCCATGGAGGACGACATCCGCCACGCACGTGCCGTGCTGTCGATCGGCTGA
- the rpsO gene encoding 30S ribosomal protein S15, with translation MAVTLGDDRQAIIDKFARHEGDTGSPEVQVALLTARISHLTEHLKAHHKDHHSRRGLLMLVGQRKRLLGYLRGTDIERYRALIAELGLRR, from the coding sequence GTGGCGGTCACGCTCGGCGACGACAGGCAAGCCATCATCGACAAGTTCGCGCGTCACGAGGGTGACACCGGGTCGCCGGAGGTGCAGGTCGCGCTGCTCACGGCGCGGATCAGCCACCTCACCGAGCACCTCAAGGCCCACCACAAGGATCACCACTCCCGTCGGGGCCTGCTGATGCTCGTCGGCCAGCGCAAACGCCTGCTCGGCTACCTGCGTGGAACCGACATCGAGCGCTACCGGGCGCTCATCGCGGAGCTCGGGCTCCGCCGCTGA
- a CDS encoding bifunctional oligoribonuclease/PAP phosphatase NrnA, which translates to MTATVIDQQLSSRGHGDAPGWASEIPAEAWDATIGVLERARNEGLLVGLACHADPDGDAIGSLLGTYLFLRQWGVKSVASWGSDPFTVPPQYTFLPALDQLVPPRDFPDAPDVLVTFDAGSSERLGLLAGAVDHAGTVIVVDHHESNTGFGDINLVAPRAAATAVLVDELIRRLGGHPDRDIAACLYTGLVTDTGRFQYKSTDRSAMELGSRLIGEGIDHAEMNRQMFETHSFGYLKVLARVLDRTTFVPEASLVYSWVEQSDLERYGMSLEETEGIIDVLRTADSAEVAMIMKEQPDGRWRVSFRAKGRTDVAALATDLGGGGHQFMAGFHADEPRDAIIDAVVERLAGT; encoded by the coding sequence GTGACGGCGACGGTGATTGACCAGCAGCTGTCGTCGCGCGGACACGGCGACGCGCCGGGGTGGGCCAGCGAGATCCCCGCCGAAGCGTGGGACGCGACCATCGGCGTCCTCGAACGGGCCCGCAACGAGGGCCTGCTGGTCGGGTTGGCCTGTCACGCCGACCCCGACGGTGACGCGATCGGATCGTTGCTCGGCACGTACCTGTTCCTGCGACAGTGGGGCGTCAAGTCGGTCGCATCCTGGGGGAGCGACCCGTTCACGGTTCCGCCCCAGTACACGTTCCTGCCGGCCCTCGACCAGCTGGTCCCTCCACGCGACTTCCCCGACGCGCCCGACGTGCTGGTCACCTTCGACGCCGGCAGCTCCGAACGGTTGGGCCTGCTGGCCGGCGCCGTCGATCACGCCGGGACGGTGATCGTCGTCGACCACCACGAGAGCAACACCGGTTTCGGGGACATCAACCTGGTGGCCCCCCGCGCCGCAGCGACGGCGGTCCTCGTCGACGAGCTGATCCGTCGACTCGGCGGTCACCCCGACCGCGACATCGCCGCGTGCCTGTACACCGGCCTGGTCACCGACACCGGCCGCTTCCAGTACAAGAGCACCGATCGCTCGGCGATGGAGCTCGGCAGCCGGCTGATCGGTGAGGGGATCGACCACGCCGAGATGAACCGGCAGATGTTCGAGACGCACTCGTTCGGGTACCTCAAGGTCCTGGCCCGGGTCCTGGACCGCACCACGTTCGTGCCGGAGGCCAGCCTGGTGTACTCCTGGGTGGAGCAGTCGGACCTCGAGCGGTACGGGATGTCGCTGGAGGAGACCGAGGGCATCATCGATGTGCTGCGCACCGCCGACTCGGCCGAAGTGGCCATGATCATGAAGGAGCAGCCAGACGGCCGGTGGCGGGTGTCGTTCCGTGCCAAGGGCCGCACCGACGTCGCCGCGCTGGCCACCGACCTCGGTGGCGGCGGCCACCAGTTCATGGCCGGTTTCCACGCGGACGAGCCGCGTGATGCGATCATCGACGCGGTCGTCGAGCGACTCGCCGGGACATGA